In a single window of the Streptomyces sp. NBC_00285 genome:
- the typA gene encoding translational GTPase TypA: MATRHDIRNVAIVAHVDHGKTTLVDAMLKQAGAFAAHAAESLDDRMMDSNDLEREKGITILAKNTAVKYHPKDGSDVITINIIDTPGHADFGGEVERGLSMVDAVVLLVDASEGPLPQTRFVLRKALQQRLPVILCINKTDRPDSRIDEVVNETYDLFLDLDADEEQIEFPIVYACARAGVASLTKPENGTVPADSDSLEPFFSTILSHVPAPQYDEAAPLQAHVTNLDADNFLGRIALLRVEEGELRKGQSVTWIKRDGTMANVRITELLMTEALTRKPAEMAGPGDICAVAGIPDIMIGETLADPENPIPLPLITVDEPAISMTIGTNTSPMVGRGATGKGADNKAVVKDRKVTARQVKDRLDRELIGNVSLRVMDTERPDAWEVQGRGELALAILVEQMRREGFELTIGKPQVVTKEVDGKVYEPVERMTIDVPEEHMGAVTQLMGVRKGRMDNMSNHGSGWVRLEFVVPSRGLIGFRTEFLTGTRGTGIAHSIHEGHEPWFGVLSTRNNGSLVADRSGAVTAFAMTNLQERGVLFTDPGTEVYEGMIVGENSRSDDMDVNITKEKKLTNMRSAAADSFEAIVPPRKLSLEQSLEFCRDDECVEVTPEAVRIRKVKLDGRERARAASRAKHG; encoded by the coding sequence ATGGCCACGCGCCACGACATCCGCAACGTCGCCATCGTCGCCCACGTCGACCACGGCAAGACGACCCTCGTCGACGCCATGCTGAAGCAGGCCGGTGCCTTCGCAGCGCACGCCGCCGAGTCGCTCGACGACCGAATGATGGACTCGAACGACCTGGAGCGTGAGAAGGGCATCACGATCCTGGCCAAGAACACCGCGGTCAAGTACCACCCCAAGGATGGCAGCGATGTCATCACCATCAACATCATCGACACCCCCGGCCACGCCGACTTCGGTGGTGAGGTCGAGCGCGGCCTGTCGATGGTGGACGCGGTGGTGCTGCTCGTCGACGCCTCCGAGGGCCCGCTGCCGCAGACCCGCTTCGTGCTGCGCAAGGCGCTCCAGCAGCGGCTGCCCGTCATCCTGTGCATCAACAAGACGGACCGGCCCGACTCCCGTATCGACGAGGTCGTCAACGAGACCTACGACCTCTTCCTCGACCTGGACGCCGACGAGGAGCAGATCGAGTTCCCGATCGTCTACGCGTGTGCGCGTGCCGGTGTCGCGTCGCTGACCAAGCCGGAGAACGGCACGGTCCCGGCCGACAGCGACAGCCTGGAGCCGTTCTTCTCCACGATCCTGTCGCACGTCCCGGCCCCGCAGTACGACGAGGCGGCCCCGCTCCAGGCGCACGTCACCAACCTGGACGCGGACAACTTCCTCGGCCGTATCGCGCTGCTCCGCGTCGAGGAGGGCGAACTCCGCAAGGGCCAGAGCGTCACGTGGATCAAGCGCGACGGCACGATGGCCAACGTCCGCATCACAGAGCTGCTGATGACCGAGGCGCTCACCCGCAAGCCTGCCGAGATGGCCGGCCCCGGTGACATCTGTGCCGTCGCCGGTATCCCGGACATCATGATCGGCGAGACCCTCGCCGACCCCGAGAACCCGATCCCGCTGCCGCTGATCACGGTCGACGAGCCCGCGATCTCCATGACCATCGGCACCAACACCTCGCCGATGGTCGGCCGCGGTGCCACCGGCAAGGGCGCGGACAACAAGGCCGTGGTCAAGGACCGCAAGGTCACCGCCCGCCAGGTCAAGGACCGCCTCGACCGCGAGCTCATCGGTAACGTCTCGCTGCGCGTCATGGACACCGAGCGTCCCGACGCCTGGGAGGTCCAGGGCCGTGGTGAGCTCGCGCTCGCCATCCTGGTCGAGCAGATGCGCCGCGAGGGCTTCGAGCTGACCATCGGCAAGCCCCAGGTCGTCACCAAGGAGGTCGACGGCAAGGTCTACGAGCCGGTCGAGCGCATGACGATCGACGTGCCCGAGGAGCACATGGGCGCGGTCACGCAGCTCATGGGCGTCCGCAAGGGCCGGATGGACAACATGTCCAACCACGGCTCGGGCTGGGTCCGCCTGGAGTTCGTCGTCCCGTCCCGCGGTCTCATCGGCTTCCGTACGGAGTTCCTGACCGGCACGCGCGGCACGGGCATCGCCCACTCCATCCACGAGGGGCACGAGCCCTGGTTCGGCGTGCTGTCGACCCGTAACAACGGCTCGCTGGTCGCCGACCGCTCCGGCGCCGTCACCGCCTTCGCGATGACGAACCTGCAGGAGCGCGGCGTGCTGTTCACCGACCCCGGCACCGAGGTGTACGAGGGCATGATCGTCGGCGAGAACTCGCGCTCCGACGACATGGACGTGAACATCACCAAGGAGAAGAAGCTCACCAACATGCGCTCGGCCGCCGCCGACTCGTTCGAGGCGATCGTGCCGCCGCGCAAGCTCTCCCTGGAGCAGTCCCTGGAGTTCTGCCGCGACGACGAGTGCGTCGAGGTGACTCCGGAGGCGGTACGCATCCGTAAGGTGAAGCTGGACGGCCGCGAGCGCGCCCGCGCCGCGAGCCGCGCCAAGCACGGCTGA
- a CDS encoding fumarate reductase/succinate dehydrogenase flavoprotein subunit: protein MSVVDRQEWDVVVVGAGGAGLRAAIEARERGARTAVICKSLFGKAHTVMAEGGIAASMGNVNSNDSWQVHFRDTMRGGKFLNQWRMAELHAQEAPDRVWELETWGALFDRTKDGRISQRNFGGHEYPRLAHVGDRTGLELIRTLQQKIVSLQQEDHRETGEYESRLKVYQECTVTRVLKDGSRVSGVFAYDRETGRFLVLEAPAVVIATGGIGKSFKVTSNSWEYTGDGHALALLAGAPLLNMEFVQFHPTGMIWPPSVKGLLVTESVRGDGGVLRNSEGKRFMFDYVPDVFKEKYAESEEEGDRWYEDQANNRRPPELLPRDEVARAINSEVKAGRGSPHGGVFLDVSTRMPAEVIRRRLPSMYHQFKELADVDITAEPMEVGPTCHYVMGGVAVDSDTAAARGVPGLFAAGEVAGGMHGSNRLGGNSLSDLLVFGRRAGLHAAEYATGLAAERPPVDEGQIDAAAAEALRPFSAEGTEPAAGPAENPYTLHQELQQAMNDLVGIIRRQGEMEQALEKLADLRVRARRAGVEGHRQFNPGWHLSLDLRNMLLVSECVARAALERTESRGGHTREDHPVMDRTWRRVNLLCQLVDPTGGLAATDPVRGQIDLTRETTDPIRADLLALFDKEELVKYLAEEELYE from the coding sequence ATGTCCGTGGTCGACCGGCAGGAATGGGACGTCGTCGTGGTCGGCGCCGGGGGTGCCGGTCTCCGCGCCGCCATCGAGGCCCGTGAGCGCGGTGCCCGCACCGCCGTGATCTGCAAGTCGCTGTTCGGCAAGGCGCACACCGTGATGGCCGAGGGCGGCATCGCGGCCAGCATGGGCAACGTCAACTCGAACGACAGCTGGCAGGTCCACTTCCGCGACACCATGCGCGGCGGCAAGTTCCTCAACCAGTGGCGGATGGCGGAACTGCACGCCCAGGAGGCCCCGGACCGGGTCTGGGAACTGGAGACCTGGGGCGCCCTGTTCGACCGTACGAAGGACGGCCGGATCTCCCAGCGCAACTTCGGCGGCCACGAGTACCCGCGCCTCGCCCACGTCGGCGACCGCACCGGCCTCGAACTGATCCGCACGCTCCAGCAGAAGATCGTGTCCCTGCAGCAGGAGGACCATCGCGAGACCGGGGAGTACGAGTCGCGGCTGAAGGTGTACCAGGAGTGCACGGTCACCCGGGTCCTCAAAGACGGTTCGCGGGTCTCCGGTGTCTTCGCCTACGACCGTGAGACCGGCCGTTTCCTCGTCCTCGAAGCGCCTGCCGTGGTCATCGCCACCGGTGGCATCGGCAAGTCCTTCAAGGTGACGTCGAACTCGTGGGAGTACACCGGCGACGGGCACGCGCTGGCGCTGCTCGCGGGCGCACCCCTGCTGAACATGGAGTTCGTGCAGTTCCACCCGACCGGCATGATCTGGCCGCCGTCGGTCAAGGGCCTCCTCGTCACCGAGTCGGTGCGCGGCGACGGCGGGGTGCTGCGCAACTCCGAGGGCAAGCGGTTCATGTTCGACTACGTCCCCGACGTCTTCAAGGAGAAGTACGCCGAGTCGGAGGAGGAGGGCGACCGCTGGTACGAGGACCAGGCCAACAACCGCCGCCCACCCGAGCTGCTCCCCCGTGACGAGGTGGCGCGGGCCATCAACTCCGAGGTGAAGGCGGGCCGGGGCTCCCCGCACGGCGGGGTCTTCCTGGACGTGTCCACGCGCATGCCCGCCGAGGTCATCCGGCGCCGGCTGCCGTCCATGTACCACCAGTTCAAGGAGCTGGCGGACGTCGACATCACGGCCGAGCCGATGGAGGTCGGGCCGACCTGTCACTACGTGATGGGCGGTGTCGCGGTCGACTCCGACACGGCGGCGGCACGCGGGGTGCCGGGGCTGTTCGCGGCCGGTGAGGTCGCGGGCGGCATGCACGGCTCGAACCGTCTCGGCGGCAACTCCCTGTCCGACCTGCTGGTGTTCGGACGCCGGGCGGGTCTGCACGCGGCCGAGTACGCGACCGGGCTCGCGGCGGAGCGCCCGCCGGTGGACGAGGGCCAGATCGACGCGGCGGCGGCCGAAGCGCTGCGGCCGTTCTCGGCGGAGGGCACGGAACCCGCCGCGGGGCCCGCGGAGAACCCGTACACCCTGCACCAGGAACTCCAGCAGGCCATGAACGACCTGGTCGGCATCATCCGCCGCCAGGGCGAGATGGAGCAGGCCCTGGAGAAGCTCGCGGATCTGCGGGTACGGGCCCGGCGGGCCGGGGTCGAGGGGCACCGGCAGTTCAACCCGGGCTGGCACCTCTCCCTGGACCTCAGGAACATGCTGCTGGTCAGCGAGTGCGTGGCGCGGGCCGCGCTGGAGCGCACGGAGTCACGCGGCGGCCACACCCGCGAGGACCATCCGGTGATGGACCGCACATGGCGCCGCGTCAACCTGCTGTGCCAACTCGTCGACCCGACCGGCGGGTTGGCGGCCACGGACCCGGTCCGCGGCCAGATCGACCTCACCCGTGAGACCACCGACCCCATCCGCGCCGACCTGCTCGCCCTCTTCGACAAGGAGGAGCTGGTCAAGTACCTCGCCGAAGAGGAGCTGTACGAATGA
- a CDS encoding succinate dehydrogenase/fumarate reductase iron-sulfur subunit yields the protein MSGYTAHFKVWRGDVKGGDLEDFEVEVNEGEVVLDIVHRLQATQAPDLAVRWNCKAGKCGSCSAEINGRPRLLCMTRMSVFTQEETITVTPLRAFPVVRDLVTNVGFNYQKAREVPAFVPPSDLGPGEYRMMQEDVDRSQEFRKCIECFLCQDTCHVVRDHEENKPAFAGPRFLMRVAELDMHPLDAAQESGLDRKKTAQDEHGLGYCNITKCCTEVCPEGIKITDNALIPLKERAVDRKYDPLVWLGSKIRRRPS from the coding sequence ATGAGCGGCTACACGGCCCACTTCAAGGTGTGGCGGGGTGATGTGAAGGGCGGTGACCTGGAGGACTTCGAGGTCGAGGTGAACGAGGGTGAGGTCGTCCTCGACATCGTCCACCGTCTCCAGGCCACCCAGGCACCCGATCTCGCCGTCCGCTGGAACTGCAAGGCGGGCAAGTGCGGTTCGTGCTCGGCGGAGATCAACGGGCGGCCCCGGCTGCTGTGCATGACCCGGATGTCGGTGTTCACCCAGGAGGAGACGATCACCGTCACTCCGCTGCGGGCCTTTCCGGTCGTCCGGGACCTGGTCACGAACGTCGGCTTCAACTACCAGAAGGCACGCGAGGTCCCGGCGTTCGTGCCGCCCTCCGATCTCGGCCCCGGCGAGTACCGGATGATGCAGGAGGACGTGGACCGCTCGCAGGAGTTCCGCAAGTGCATCGAGTGCTTCCTGTGCCAGGACACCTGCCATGTCGTCCGTGACCACGAGGAGAACAAGCCGGCGTTCGCGGGCCCGCGCTTCCTGATGCGGGTGGCGGAGTTGGACATGCACCCGCTGGACGCCGCCCAGGAGTCCGGCCTGGACCGCAAGAAGACGGCCCAGGACGAACACGGCCTCGGCTACTGCAACATCACCAAGTGCTGCACGGAGGTCTGCCCCGAGGGCATCAAGATCACGGACAACGCGCTGATCCCCCTGAAGGAACGGGCCGTCGACCGCAAGTACGACCCGCTGGTGTGGCTGGGGTCGAAGATCAGGAGGAGGCCTTCGTAG
- a CDS encoding ABC transporter permease yields the protein MTSPVALDPELETDAEPVKAEQKLEGRSPGQLMWQRFKRDRTGVICAVVVILYFVVALLAPLLTKLSGTDPYTLYGQDPTYADKPILDQFGLPLGYFGGVSGDHWFGVEPQLGRDLFAMLMYGMRTSLFMALGVTVLLMVTGVIIGLIGGYFGGRTDYWIGRVTDFFLSFPQQLFFIAFMPVVTAFFVDPQEDTPTYFRALAMLIVLWLLGWMGMARLVRSTVLSLREREFVEAAKVSGASPARIVRKEILPNVVTPILVQFTYSLPSTILTIAFLSFAGVGFVEPTPDWGRLFAAAAKYTEQDPAFLFFPGLALVIFVLAFNLLGDSVRDAFDPKSGR from the coding sequence ATGACCAGTCCAGTCGCCTTGGACCCCGAGCTCGAGACGGACGCCGAGCCTGTCAAGGCCGAGCAGAAGCTCGAGGGTCGTTCTCCCGGCCAGCTGATGTGGCAGCGCTTCAAGCGTGACCGTACCGGTGTCATCTGCGCCGTGGTAGTGATTTTGTACTTCGTCGTCGCGCTGCTCGCGCCGCTGCTGACCAAGCTGAGCGGGACCGACCCGTACACGCTGTACGGGCAGGACCCGACCTACGCGGACAAGCCCATCCTGGACCAGTTCGGTCTGCCCCTGGGTTACTTCGGCGGCGTCTCGGGAGACCACTGGTTCGGTGTGGAGCCGCAGCTCGGCCGTGACTTGTTCGCCATGCTCATGTACGGCATGCGGACATCGCTGTTCATGGCACTCGGTGTGACGGTCCTGCTGATGGTCACGGGCGTGATCATCGGTCTGATCGGCGGGTATTTCGGTGGTCGTACCGACTACTGGATCGGCCGGGTCACCGACTTCTTCCTGTCCTTCCCCCAGCAGCTGTTCTTCATCGCCTTCATGCCCGTGGTCACCGCGTTCTTCGTCGACCCGCAGGAGGACACCCCCACGTACTTCCGCGCACTGGCGATGCTGATCGTGCTGTGGCTGCTGGGCTGGATGGGTATGGCGCGCCTGGTCCGCTCCACCGTGCTGTCCCTGCGTGAGAGGGAGTTCGTCGAGGCCGCCAAGGTCTCCGGCGCCTCCCCGGCGCGGATCGTCCGCAAGGAGATCCTGCCGAACGTGGTGACGCCGATCCTGGTGCAGTTCACGTACTCCCTGCCCAGCACCATCCTCACCATCGCCTTCCTCTCCTTCGCCGGAGTCGGTTTCGTCGAGCCGACCCCGGACTGGGGACGACTGTTCGCCGCCGCTGCCAAGTACACCGAGCAGGACCCGGCGTTCCTCTTCTTCCCCGGCCTGGCGCTGGTGATCTTCGTTCTGGCCTTCAACCTCCTCGGAGACTCGGTCCGGGACGCTTTCGACCCCAAGTCCGGGCGGTAA
- a CDS encoding ABC transporter family substrate-binding protein, whose protein sequence is MSHHAVGLRAVMRSVAFLTAGALAVPALAGCSTEERASKPLAEQDIAPAPRDLVADGGTLHWAADAVPETLNTFQSDADATTTTVAQAVLPSMYRLDADGRPQADLDYLESAKVVETEPKQVVLYKLNQQAVWSDGREIGAADFAAQWRALSGKDSAYWTARNAGYERIEKIQRGANDLEVRVTFARPYADWRSLFSPLYPKDVMGTPDSFNDSARKKLKVTAGPFKVKKVDRKGDEIVLTRSPRWWGHPAKLDEIVLHAVPRDKRAAALAAGEIDLAEIDPEALGRISLAGRAGAKAGSTPLAGPGGLPAHGPGSNLGASDALHSWAVAHGDDEEAADDEISAREKERRTVAAYEREQTALKGFEVRRSLEPAYTQLALNGASGPLTDERVRRAVARALDRKALAGVVLTPLGLPAVPVGSHLALSGQDAYADNSGALGGQDTKEASALLADAGWVPGGPVEKKKADKAAGAKGKKAKKAKKESKAGKDSEDGDGTYIVGEDDKSDDKDPKDHAKKSDGGSRRLAQDGKQYAGELKHGGAPAGAYAPKGTPAPAGAAAKVLAKGGKALTLRFVLPSGPGSETLRTVAGRISSMLEKIGIRTEISKVSDESYFKDHIASGQYDLALYSWPASAFPATDARPIFAKPVPAADGSLNVEQNYTRVGTDQVDQLFDQALTTLDEGESRGLIRKADSRIWAAAGSIPLYQRPQLTAAKKDLVNAGAFGFQTPVYEDMGFLKKGAKAPAGPAGD, encoded by the coding sequence ATGTCCCACCACGCCGTCGGACTGCGCGCGGTCATGCGCTCGGTCGCCTTCCTCACCGCGGGTGCGCTCGCGGTACCCGCGCTCGCCGGGTGCAGTACCGAGGAGAGGGCGAGCAAGCCACTCGCGGAGCAGGACATCGCACCCGCCCCCCGCGACCTGGTCGCCGACGGAGGCACCCTGCACTGGGCCGCGGACGCGGTGCCGGAGACCCTCAACACGTTCCAGTCGGACGCGGACGCGACCACCACCACCGTCGCCCAGGCGGTCCTGCCGTCGATGTACCGGCTCGACGCCGACGGACGGCCGCAGGCCGACCTGGACTACCTGGAGTCGGCGAAGGTCGTGGAGACCGAGCCGAAGCAGGTCGTGCTGTACAAACTGAACCAGCAGGCCGTGTGGAGCGACGGCCGGGAGATCGGCGCCGCCGACTTCGCCGCCCAGTGGCGCGCCCTGTCCGGCAAGGACTCCGCGTACTGGACGGCCCGCAACGCCGGCTACGAGCGCATCGAGAAGATCCAGCGCGGCGCCAACGACCTGGAGGTCCGGGTCACCTTCGCGCGGCCGTACGCCGACTGGCGCTCGCTGTTCTCGCCGCTGTACCCGAAGGACGTCATGGGCACCCCGGACTCCTTCAACGACTCCGCCCGCAAGAAGCTCAAGGTCACCGCCGGTCCCTTCAAGGTGAAGAAGGTCGACCGCAAGGGCGACGAGATCGTCCTCACCCGCAGCCCGCGCTGGTGGGGCCACCCCGCCAAGCTGGACGAGATCGTGCTGCACGCCGTGCCGCGCGACAAGCGGGCCGCCGCGCTGGCCGCCGGCGAGATCGACCTCGCCGAGATCGACCCGGAGGCCCTCGGACGCATCAGCCTCGCCGGGCGCGCCGGCGCCAAGGCAGGCAGCACCCCGCTCGCCGGTCCGGGCGGTCTCCCGGCCCACGGCCCCGGCAGCAACCTCGGCGCCTCCGACGCGCTGCACTCCTGGGCCGTCGCCCACGGGGACGACGAAGAGGCCGCCGACGACGAGATCAGCGCCCGTGAGAAGGAGCGCAGGACGGTCGCCGCGTACGAGCGTGAGCAGACGGCCCTGAAGGGCTTCGAGGTCCGCAGGTCGCTGGAGCCCGCCTACACTCAGCTCGCCCTCAACGGCGCCTCGGGCCCGCTCACCGACGAGCGGGTCCGCCGGGCCGTGGCCCGTGCCCTCGACCGCAAGGCACTGGCCGGCGTCGTCCTCACCCCGCTCGGACTGCCCGCCGTACCCGTCGGCAGTCACCTCGCGCTCTCCGGCCAGGACGCCTACGCCGACAACAGCGGCGCCCTCGGCGGCCAGGACACCAAGGAGGCATCGGCGCTCCTGGCCGACGCCGGCTGGGTGCCCGGAGGGCCGGTGGAGAAGAAGAAGGCGGACAAGGCAGCCGGCGCCAAGGGCAAGAAGGCCAAGAAGGCCAAGAAGGAATCCAAGGCCGGCAAGGACTCCGAAGACGGGGACGGGACGTACATCGTCGGGGAGGACGACAAGAGCGACGACAAGGACCCCAAGGACCACGCGAAGAAGAGCGACGGCGGCTCCCGGCGCCTCGCGCAGGACGGCAAGCAGTACGCCGGCGAGCTGAAGCATGGCGGGGCGCCGGCGGGGGCGTACGCACCCAAGGGCACGCCCGCTCCGGCGGGTGCGGCGGCGAAGGTGCTGGCCAAGGGCGGCAAGGCGCTCACCCTGCGGTTCGTGCTGCCGTCGGGGCCGGGGTCGGAGACGCTGCGGACCGTGGCCGGGCGGATCTCCTCGATGCTGGAGAAGATCGGCATCCGGACCGAGATCTCCAAGGTGTCCGACGAGAGCTACTTCAAGGACCACATCGCGTCCGGGCAGTACGACCTCGCGCTGTACTCCTGGCCCGCGTCCGCCTTCCCCGCCACCGACGCCCGGCCGATCTTCGCCAAGCCGGTGCCGGCCGCCGACGGGTCCCTGAACGTGGAGCAGAACTACACCCGGGTCGGTACCGACCAGGTGGACCAGCTCTTCGACCAGGCCCTCACCACGCTGGACGAGGGGGAGAGCCGGGGCCTGATCCGCAAGGCCGACTCCCGGATCTGGGCCGCCGCCGGATCCATCCCGCTGTACCAGCGGCCCCAGCTGACGGCTGCGAAGAAGGACCTGGTGAACGCCGGTGCCTTCGGGTTCCAGACGCCGGTCTACGAGGACATGGGCTTCCTGAAGAAGGGCGCCAAGGCCCCTGCCGGGCCCGCGGGGGACTGA
- a CDS encoding ABC transporter substrate-binding protein encodes MKPISSRRARAVIVALAAGSLALTACSKNEGGGSGTDSKKDQSEASVQSKAVTYADAAGSTGPAEDVTGAKAGGTINVYQEAGLSHLDPGQIYVSDAGQVANLLFRRLTQFKEDGKGGVSVVGDLATDSGKSSDGGKTWTFTLKDGIKDQNGNAITSADVRHTVERQYASFIFDGPTYLQTWLSGAEYRKALPDGGFGKKHLPSSVLDTPDGKTVVFHFDTARPDLPQTLAMAGYAIVPAKTDTKAAYDKAPVATGPYKIASNKVGKELVLTKNTNWDPKTDSVRHQYANSFDFQFGVTESTQTKRLIADQGEDKSAIQLTGGVEATQIQDVIGNPAVSKRTVKGYQPYVMQLTFNLTRVKDLKVRQAITYAVNSKSLIAGEGGAYGGDVAPNYFAPTLPGYEASYDPYGRLKTPQGNIAKAKEILKGVPAAEKKVVFAYSNSEAGQKRKVAIEDALTKVGFDVVSKEVDSASYYEQIGKLNNPYDLYISGWGQDWPSAGTVITPIYDGTQVADGSSNYSHVKDPKVDALIKQALSEDPTAAAKTWKEAQHYLLEKVLPAAPLWYTKQFQLSGSNIGGARYGSVSSLIDITRLYVKS; translated from the coding sequence ATGAAGCCCATCAGCTCGCGCAGAGCGCGCGCCGTAATCGTCGCCCTTGCAGCCGGTTCCCTGGCTCTCACGGCCTGCTCCAAGAACGAGGGCGGCGGCTCCGGTACCGACTCGAAGAAGGACCAGAGCGAAGCCTCGGTCCAGTCGAAGGCGGTCACCTACGCCGACGCCGCGGGGTCGACGGGTCCTGCCGAGGACGTCACGGGCGCCAAGGCCGGCGGCACGATCAACGTCTACCAGGAGGCGGGCCTCTCGCACCTGGACCCGGGCCAGATCTACGTCTCCGACGCCGGTCAGGTCGCCAACCTGCTCTTCCGTCGCCTGACCCAGTTCAAGGAGGACGGCAAGGGCGGCGTCTCGGTCGTCGGTGACCTCGCGACCGACTCGGGCAAGTCCTCGGACGGCGGCAAGACCTGGACCTTCACGCTGAAGGACGGCATCAAGGACCAGAACGGCAACGCGATCACGTCCGCCGACGTGCGCCACACCGTCGAGCGTCAGTACGCGAGCTTCATCTTCGACGGCCCGACCTACCTGCAGACCTGGCTGAGCGGCGCGGAGTACCGCAAGGCGCTCCCGGACGGCGGCTTCGGCAAGAAGCACCTGCCGTCCTCGGTCCTGGACACCCCGGACGGCAAGACGGTCGTCTTCCACTTCGACACCGCGCGTCCTGACCTGCCGCAGACCCTGGCCATGGCCGGTTACGCCATCGTCCCGGCGAAGACGGACACGAAGGCGGCGTACGACAAGGCCCCGGTCGCCACCGGCCCGTACAAGATCGCCTCGAACAAGGTCGGCAAGGAACTCGTTCTCACGAAGAACACCAACTGGGACCCGAAGACCGACTCGGTCCGTCACCAGTACGCGAACAGCTTCGACTTCCAGTTCGGCGTCACCGAGTCGACCCAGACCAAGCGTCTGATCGCCGACCAGGGTGAGGACAAGAGCGCCATCCAGCTCACCGGCGGCGTCGAGGCCACGCAGATCCAGGACGTCATCGGCAACCCGGCCGTCAGCAAGCGCACGGTCAAGGGCTACCAGCCCTACGTCATGCAGCTGACGTTCAACCTGACCCGCGTGAAGGACCTGAAGGTCCGCCAGGCCATCACGTACGCGGTCAACTCCAAGTCGCTCATCGCCGGTGAGGGTGGCGCGTACGGCGGCGACGTGGCGCCGAACTACTTCGCCCCGACCCTGCCGGGCTACGAGGCGAGCTACGACCCGTACGGCCGTCTGAAGACGCCGCAGGGCAACATCGCGAAGGCCAAGGAGATCCTCAAGGGCGTTCCGGCGGCCGAGAAGAAGGTCGTCTTCGCCTACTCCAACAGCGAGGCCGGCCAGAAGCGCAAGGTCGCCATCGAGGACGCCCTGACCAAGGTCGGCTTCGACGTGGTGTCCAAGGAGGTCGACTCCGCGAGCTACTACGAGCAGATCGGCAAGCTCAACAACCCGTACGACCTGTACATCTCGGGCTGGGGCCAGGACTGGCCGTCGGCGGGCACGGTGATCACGCCCATCTACGACGGTACCCAGGTCGCCGACGGCTCCTCGAACTACTCCCACGTCAAGGACCCCAAGGTCGACGCGCTGATCAAGCAGGCCCTCTCCGAGGACCCGACCGCGGCCGCCAAGACCTGGAAGGAAGCCCAGCACTACCTGCTGGAGAAGGTCCTCCCGGCTGCTCCGCTCTGGTACACCAAGCAGTTCCAGCTCTCCGGGTCGAACATCGGCGGTGCCCGCTACGGCTCGGTGTCCAGCCTCATCGACATCACCCGTCTGTACGTGAAGTCGTAA
- a CDS encoding ABC transporter permease, translated as MFQFIIRRTVGALVTLFLIGAATFFLFVAAPSDYASLACGKDCSPARLEDIRQALGLNLPIHQQFWDFMSGIVMGRDYPTGHCSAPCLGQSFYSGDMVWSTIMDRFPTTLTLTAGGAIVFVIVGVGAGMISAYKRGTLIDRVATGVSMVLSSFQIYVLGPIVLLIFVYSTGWMDNPQYHPITQDPWKWFTGLLLPTLVMATIFTAQYTRMARSSMIEQLAEEHVRTARAKGMSNKYVFFRYAWRGSMIPIVTVLGIDISSMLGGAVVTELTFSLQGIGRLAVDGAVHKDLPLTMGVMLFGAFFILIVNMLTDIAYAYIDPRVRLS; from the coding sequence ATGTTTCAGTTCATCATCCGGCGCACAGTCGGTGCCCTGGTCACCCTCTTCCTCATCGGCGCCGCCACGTTCTTCCTGTTCGTCGCCGCGCCCTCCGACTACGCCTCCCTGGCCTGTGGCAAGGACTGCTCGCCCGCGAGACTGGAGGACATCCGCCAGGCACTCGGCCTCAACCTGCCCATCCATCAGCAGTTCTGGGACTTCATGTCCGGAATCGTGATGGGCCGCGACTACCCGACCGGGCACTGCAGCGCGCCCTGCCTCGGTCAGTCGTTCTACTCGGGCGACATGGTCTGGTCGACGATCATGGACCGCTTCCCGACGACCCTCACGCTCACCGCGGGCGGTGCGATCGTCTTCGTCATCGTGGGTGTCGGCGCCGGCATGATCTCCGCGTACAAGCGCGGCACGCTGATCGACAGGGTCGCCACCGGCGTGTCCATGGTGCTCAGTTCGTTCCAGATCTACGTGCTCGGACCGATCGTCCTGCTGATCTTCGTCTACAGCACCGGCTGGATGGACAACCCGCAGTACCACCCGATCACCCAGGACCCCTGGAAGTGGTTCACCGGCTTGCTGCTGCCCACGCTGGTGATGGCGACCATCTTCACCGCGCAGTACACGCGTATGGCGCGCTCCTCGATGATCGAACAGCTCGCGGAGGAGCACGTCCGCACCGCCCGCGCCAAGGGCATGTCGAACAAGTACGTGTTCTTCCGCTACGCCTGGCGCGGTTCGATGATCCCGATCGTCACGGTCCTCGGCATCGACATCAGCTCGATGCTCGGCGGCGCCGTGGTCACCGAGCTGACCTTCTCGCTCCAGGGGATCGGCCGTCTCGCCGTGGACGGCGCGGTCCACAAGGACCTGCCGCTCACCATGGGTGTCATGCTGTTCGGTGCCTTCTTCATCCTGATCGTCAACATGCTCACCGACATCGCGTACGCCTACATCGACCCGCGCGTCCGGCTCTCCTAG